The following is a genomic window from Staphylococcus saccharolyticus.
GTTTGAATATCGATATTCTTAGCTTTTGTATAACTTTTAGCATTTCGTCCTCTTCTCAAAATATCTAATTCTTCATCAGTAAACCAATTAACAGTCATTAAATATTCTAATGTTTGAGCTTGACTTTTAGCCGAAACATATTGTTTTGATACTTGATGTAACCGATTCGGTTTACTTTGTAACTTAAGAACGATATATTTCCGCACATATTGATCAAGAACAGCATCACCCATATATGCT
Proteins encoded in this region:
- a CDS encoding Mini-ribonuclease 3 gives rise to the protein MNVKLLNPLTLAYMGDAVLDQYVRKYIVLKLQSKPNRLHQVSKQYVSAKSQAQTLEYLMTVNWFTDEELDILRRGRNAKSYTKAKNIDIQTYRKSSALEAVIGFLYLDHRLERLEALLQSIVEIVNER